In Argiope bruennichi chromosome 4, qqArgBrue1.1, whole genome shotgun sequence, a single window of DNA contains:
- the LOC129966169 gene encoding progranulin-like, with amino-acid sequence MSFWIILMFVSLAYAVKKECPGGTFSCPDSATCCELADKSYGCCPIENAVCCDDHIHCCPANTKCATDLCLQSNNKSMEFHLLRSKDVVCDDQSICPDDATCCKNPQTQKFGCCPMENAVCCDDGLHCCPEGTTCNLEERKCDGDGYVTHMYDSHKKSFESIISNITLSFLRSNKGSSVICPDEQSQCPDGYTCCKLRNQDYGCCPFIKASCCKDGLHCCPEYMHCDATSQYCSQGLRNVTSLRHIPAKKISENICPDHSFCEDFETCCKMSNSTYGCCRYANATCCSDLLSCCPSDMVCDIKQNRCLRKEDLVVAFLNNLV; translated from the exons atgagtTTCTGGATTATTTTGATGTTTGTTTCTTTGGCGTATGCAGTAAAGAAAGAATGTCCTGGTGGAACTTTTTCATGTCCGGATA gTGCTACATGCTGTGAACTTGCTGACAAATCCTATGGCTGTTGCCCTATAGAAAATGCTGTATGTTGTGATGACCATATTCACTGTTGTCCTGCAAATACCAAGTGTGCTACTGACCTGTGTCTCCAAAGCAATAACAAAAGTATGGAATTTCATTTGTTAAGAAGTAAGGATGTTGTTTGTGATGATCAGTCTATATGCCCTGATGATGCTACCTGCTGTAAAAATCCACAAACTCAAAAATTTGGTTGTTGTCCAATGGAAAATGCGGTTTGTTGTGATGATGGTTTACACTGTTGCCCTGAAGGTACAACTTGTAActtagaagaaagaaaatgtgaTGGAGATGGATATGTTACCCACATGTATGATTCTCATAAAAAATCTTTCGAATCCATCATTTCTAATATAACTTTGTCTTTTTTACGTTCTAATAAGGGATCCAGTGTCATATGTCCAGATGAACAATCCCAATGTCCAGATGGCTATACTTGTTGTAAATTACGAAATCAGGATTATGGTTGTTGCCCATTTATCAAAGCTAGTTGTTGTAAAGATGGTTTACATTGTTGTCCAGAATATATGCATTGTGATGCAACATCCCAATATTGTAGTCAAGGTCTTAGGAATGTCACATCTCTTCGTCACATCCCAGcaaaaaagatttctgaaaacATCTGCCCTGACCATAGTTTTTGTGAAGATTTTGAAACATGCTGTAAAATGAGTAATTCTACTTATGGATGTTGCAGATATGCTAATGCTACTTGTTGTTCTGACCTTTTATCTTGTTGCCCTAGTGATATGGTTTGTGATATTAAGCAAAATCGTTGTTTGCGGAAAGAAGATTTGGTTGTagcttttttgaataatttggtgtaa
- the LOC129965840 gene encoding HEAT repeat-containing protein 1-like, whose protein sequence is MAGETALARQLKKLAVPQSNLLIQDKLRKSFLFDYRDAASLGRDEIFAYGTNGLEKLKLSNPMFSKFEQNLFHVTYKEMERSVQTASVNKKLDEKITEFLRMLSPLVTFRAAHEALEWLIYRFHIHLYNTDDLMACALPHYYSSTFVRIVQLLDLNDPNCRWSWLLSVQKSGVPLEKSAILNRINGDRGFKKFICDMVPNSLKVFKSCESLANPVVSFAMLSVYEALCKCEYVTDSMVTFLFPYISEGLKSGHYDCMCSSYLIISAIVMKVKLADIVLFELMTKVFENFKPELATEAFELLVLIFQQQSVKKMPNKFLKLLISIEDYMDHFVYMSEHYDVSSLIRAIIKKAVPYTLSSELRKPSLKKCKNSTMFCIVLVKSLKLNEKNVVIFVKLILKIYLKLQSKTERNGKSMERVAKMLLASLENKYPEYFDKAVEIYFKKENGKHKNKICKLINESVSSLKNKVVVDTQTTLVLGVNHANAHIRKSSMRYLLKQAALGQISDVSFIESTLYDRLSDDCPHVVLEVLASPQILLDFIDKQKLLVAFEQIFKRKINRKSDWYQVQMKCLDIICEYYLNDGHLAFEIFSTLMPFIFPLQTDTSEGFHQIMSSKLKTFLPILQVLHVPEDFITSNFRSDKEPMSDQVLLEMNFSIISSIKEYITLLDSSSKSLFLIFLMQKSEDKANNSIGFIFTLTVGYALVSDDELEQKFVWIEHLLTFFKSLTTHKILDEEFSESIDEETLSEKYVEALQKGYFPSLAVYYTFYKIIIEVKLDFSLSNNLWLPKENNSRFTSVSILTLMYEFCINQIISCKLSVQSFKLLLTVLLQTRFESIHHLFCFLSHLWSNPFDVIPCNLQTAALKTAIESCKDVTTLDWFFHNGQMFICLLKAIASPDTEVCKTGLELLSSLLHQAEKSNTAFEVLAEYINESCEEISLDNDQCYFIVNKWLNPAAEVYSLQNSTCVSEFKSQHSVLEEFIKILSDKNSPNSIKLTILLCLHGTESAGLLSAYIPLLNEYLFYFIERKSSSDQLYISVLELLIQKFSSITAVCLKDNCIETETFFKCVQLIKFDNTESRSLQTLILKCLTREFFIAIPSITVQKKLLDTLLDFYLNSSSNVGVKLKKVLEKLSTFAYMIIKEFQDKETSLKQTTLKDLKKLKFKEDNSNLVEGKTWKKITVLLEIIQSKSKLDKRELLIPELFNLLNKTLSFDSRSPVEYVKQLILSTIHNCCQNLGSNRLDERQFKVELIVQCIRSSTNPKTHHQSLLLLNLAATMFPEYVLSNVMSIFTFMGSSLVRQDDSYSFQVISQTIETIVPSLLAASSFQKENDAMQIVASVIRVFVDSLSDIPQHRQLPLFHKLIITLEPSQYLWIPLAQICDQYATVFHSMLSSDESEWKNAPTLEFAINLLKLFTPSVQIDTCINLLNFLSMLPDHKEQSALEQEVSYNFTEPFNVSAHSDQQLQMYKCNVLSCINIWLSSQVFVSQVSELDTKALFSLEEKYEELLEKSLNYLQHQRNAKHLDTDKSKNAYSLFPLLFDLVGHINALLPGSLFIRVVRRLLKNPEAAIQKRAIELLNIKLEQQQYIFTEENHKPLLKLLNPLLKVVQKKDLASMEENSILNQQTALYALHLLTKVIGAKYPSKFHKVLNVTIQILKDNENEALTVNALLCLAQLCSSLNIDVLPQLNTFMPIVIGFLSDYQTLSLNDCLILGIVTALFNIVENLGVFLSCYMQSIVTGICMLSSKYIQFNKKVLHEKLLAFQTVLAKDVDLRILLTAIDGSYSSVKTLDHDAIVPLMTILEGKLNNCSYTDVETYSSQIEQFCIELLDFRNSSDLNEPVSPIESSIISVVKTFVMKLPVSNFYNFFQKLYHWATATIPKLKLRRFTFYNLTCHLSKSLKSLFLIPAKTFLKHAASDLDSNNVSKTKTIDFADNSGMLYQYLNNILETLNTCFLHDDNKLVDKDNFDFLMQPLVDQLENLTSADEKSYQKRISNYLSSCIARFMATVSDNTLWKKLNYQILLKTRHDSPVVRFATIQVIREVVTVMGDNYLVLLPESIPFLAEIMEDESTEVEQECNSVITEMEKILGEPIRKYF, encoded by the coding sequence atgGCTGGAGAAACTGCTTTAGCGAGACAGCTCAAGAAATTAGCTGTTCCTCAATCAAATTTGCTTATTCAAGACAAATTAAGAAAGTCTTTCTTATTTGACTATCGAGATGCTGCTAGTTTGGGTCGAGATGAAATATTTGCTTATGGAACAAATGGACTAGAAAAACTTAAATTGTCCAATCCAATGTTTTCAAAATTCGAACAGAATCTATTTCATGTTACTTACAAGGAAATGGAACGATCTGTTCAAACCGCTAGCGTCAATAAGAAATTGGATGAAAAGATAACTGAATTTCTTCGAATGCTGTCGCCGCTTGTTACATTTAGAGCTGCCCATGAAGCATTGGAGTGGCTGATATATCGATTCCATATCCATCTGTATAATACAGATGATCTAATGGCTTGTGCTTTACCTCACTACTACTCTTCTACATTTGTTCGTATTGTGCAACTTCTAGATCTTAATGATCCAAACTGTCGATGGTCTTGGCTATTATCTGTGCAAAAATCTGGCGTTCCACTTGAAAAGTCGGCAATTTTGAATCGTATCAATGGTGATAGaggtttcaaaaaatttatctgtGATATGGTTCCCAATAgcttaaaagttttcaaaagctGTGAATCTCTTGCAAATCCAGTTGTCTCTTTCGCTATGCTGTCCGTCTACGAAGCTCTATGCAAATGTGAATACGTAACTGATAGCATGGTCACTTTTTTGTTTCCATACATTTCGGAAGGTCTTAAATCCGGTCATTATGATTGCATGTGttcatcatatttaattatatcagcAATTGTAATGAAAGTAAAGTTAGCAGATATAGTGCTTTTTGAATTAATGactaaagtttttgaaaattttaaacctgAATTAGCAACAGAAGCATTTGAATTATTGGTACTGATATTCCAACAGCAGTCAGTAAAAAAGAtgccaaataaatttttgaaattattaatctcTATTGAAGATTATATGGATCATTTTGTATATATGTCAGAACATTATGATGTTTCATCTCTGATTAGAGCAATTATCAAGAAGGCTGTACCATACACATTAAGTTCAGAGTTACGTAAACCTTCTTTAAAGAAATGTAAGAACTCAACAATGTTTTGCATAGTTTTAGTGAAATCTCtaaaactgaatgaaaagaatgttgttatttttgttaaattaattctgaaaatctATTTGAAGCTGCAAAGTAAAACGGAACGGAATGGAAAGTCAATGGAAAGGGTAGCTAAAATGCTTTTAGCAAGCTTAGAAAATAAATACccagaatattttgataaagctgtagaaatctattttaaaaaggaaaatgggaagcataaaaacaaaatttgtaaattaattaatgaatcagttagtagtttgaaaaataaagtggTTGTTGATACTCAAACCACTTTGGTTCTGGGTGTTAATCATGCAAATGCTCATATTAGGAAGAGTTCAATGAGATATCTGTTAAAACAAGCAGCGTTAGGGCAAATTTCTGATGTGAGCTTTATTGAGAGCACACTTTATGACAGATTAAGTGATGATTGCCCTCATGTTGTATTGGAAGTCTTGGCCTCTCCTCAAATTCTATTGGACTTTATTGATAAGCAGAAACTTCTTGTGGCTtttgagcaaatttttaaaagaaaaatcaataggAAATCGGATTGGTATCAAGTGCAAATGAAATGTTTGGATATAATATGTGAATATTATCTCAATGACGGCCATTTAGCTTTTGAGATATTTTCTACTCTTATGCCCTTTATATTTCCTCTTCAAACTGACACAAGTGAAGGATTTCATCAAATCATGAGTTCAAAACTTAAGACTTTTCTTCCTATTCTTCAGGTGCTTCATGTACCAGAAGATTTCATCACTTCAAATTTTAGAAGTGACAAGGAGCCTATGTCGGATCAAGTTTTACTTGAgatgaatttttctattatttcttctattaaagaatatattactcTATTAGATAGTTCTTCAAAATccctttttctaatatttttgatgcaaaaaagTGAAGATAAAGCGAACAATTCAATTGGTTTCATTTTTACATTGACTGTTGGGTATGCACTTGTTTCTGATGATGAATTAGAGCAAAAATTTGTTTGGATTGAACATTTGCTAACGTTCTTTAAATCATTAACAACTCATAAGATATTGGATGaagaattttctgaaagtattgaTGAAGAAACGCTCTCTGAGAAATATGTTGAAGCACTTCAAAAAGGATATTTTCCTAGTTTAGCTGTTTATTATACATTCTACAAGATAATAATAGAAGTGAAATTAGATTTCAGTTTATCTAATAATTTATGGCTACCTAAGGAAAATAATTCTCGATTTACTTCAGTTTCAATTTTGACATTAATGTATGAATTTTGTATTAACCAAATTATTAGTTGTAAATTATCTGTACAGAGTTTCAAGCTATTACTTACAGTCTTATTACAAACCAGGTTTGAATCAATTCatcatttgttttgctttttatcaCATTTGTGGTCAAATCCTTTTGATGTTATTCCCTGTAATCTCCAAACAGCTGCACTGAAAACTGCCATAGAATCCTGTAAAGATGTTACTACATTAGATTGGTTTTTTCATAATGgtcaaatgtttatttgtttactgAAGGCTATAGCTTCACCTGATACAGAAGTTTGTAAAACTGGCTTAGAATTGTTATCATCATTATTGCACCAAGCAGAGAAATCAAATACTGCTTTTGAAGTTTTGgcagaatatattaatgaaagctgtgaagaaatttctttagataatgatcaatgttattttattgttaataagtGGTTGAATCCTGCTGCAGAAGTTTATAGTTTACAAAATTCAACCTGTGTATCTGAATTCAAAAGTCAGCATTCTGTCttggaagaatttattaaaatcttatcagATAAAAATTCacctaattcaattaaattaactattttgttATGTTTGCATGGAACTGAAAGTGCTGGTCTTTTATCAGCATATATtcctttattaaatgaatatctcttttattttattgaaagaaaatcttCAAGTGATCAACTGTACATAAGTGTCTTGGAATTGTTGATTCAGAAATTCTCATCCATAACTGCTGTTTGTCTGAAGGACAACTGTATagaaactgaaactttttttaaatgtgtgcaacttattaaatttgataatacaGAGAGTAGGTCTCtacaaactttaattttaaagtgcTTAACAAGAGAATTCTTTATAGCAATTCCATCTATTACAGTTCAAAAGAAATTGCTTGATACCcttttggatttttatttgaattcatcatCAAATGTTGGTGTCAAACTGaaaaaagttctagaaaaattatCTACTTTTGCTTATATGATCATTAAAGAATTCCAAGACAAAGAAACTTCACTAAAACAAACTACTTTAAAAGATTTgaagaagttaaaatttaaagaggACAATTCAAATTTGGTTGAAGGCAAGACTtggaaaaaaataactgttttattaGAAATCATACAAAGCAAATCAAAATTAGACAAAAGGGAACTTTTAATCCCTGAGCTTTTCAATCTTTTGAACAAAACCTTGAGTTTTGATTCTCGGTCTCCTGTAGAATATGTAAAACAATTGATTCTATCTACTATACATAATTGCTGTCAGAATTTGGGTAGCAATAGATTAGATGAAAGACAATTCAAAGTTGAATTGATTGTCCAATGTATTAGATCTTCAACAAATCCTAAAACACATCACCAGTCATTACTTCTGCTGAATTTAGCTGCAACTATGTTTCCTGAATATGTGCTTAGTAATGTTAtgtcaatttttacttttatgggATCTAGCCTTGTACGTCAAGATGATAGTTACAGTTTTCAAGTTATTTCACAGACTATTGAGACAATTGTTCCATCTTTGCTTGCTGCTAGCAGTTTCCAGAAAGAAAATGATGCAATGCAAATTGTTGCTTCTGTTATTCGTGTGTTTGTGGACTCCCTTTCTGATATTCCTCAACATCGACAGTTGCCTCTCTTCCATAAATTAATAATCACACTTGAACCTTCACAATACCTGTGGATACCTTTAGCTCAGATATGTGATCAGTATGCTACTGTATTTCACAGTATGTTATCAAGTGATGAAAGTGAATGGAAAAATGCCCCTACTTTGGAATTTGCTATAAACTTACTCAAATTATTTACTCCATCCGTTCAAATTGATACTtgcatcaatttattaaatttcttgtcAATGCTGCCTGATCATAAGGAACAATCTGCATTAGAACAGGAAGTATCATATAATTTTACTGAACCTTTCAATGTGTCAGCTCATTCAGATCAGCAATTACAAATGTATAAATGTAATGTCTTATCGTGTATCAACATATGGCTTTCATCACAAGTTTTTGTTAGTCAGGTATCAGAATTAGATACAAAAGCGTTGTTCAGCTTAGAAGAAAAGTATgaagaattgttagaaaaatctttaaactatTTACAACATCAAAGAAATGCAAAGCATCTGGACACAGATAAAAGTAAGAATGCCTACAGCTTATTTCCATTGCTGTTTGATTTGGTTGGACATATAAATGCTTTGCTTCCTGGTAGTTTATTTATTCGAGTTGTTCGACGTTTACTGAAAAACCCTGAAGCAGCCATCCAAAAAAGGGCTATTGAATTGCTGAACATTAAATTAGAACAGCAGCAATATATTTTCACAGAAGAAAACCATAAGcctttgttaaaacttttaaatcctCTGTTAAAGGTTGTGCAAAAAAAAGACTTGGCTTCTATGGAAGAAAATTCTATACTGAACCAACAAACAGCTTTGTATGCtttacatttgctaacaaaagtTATTGGTGCTAAATATCCTTCTAAATTCCATAAAGTGTTAAATGTGACAATACAGATTttgaaagataatgaaaatgaagcatTGACTGTAAATGCCCTTCTTTGTCTTGCCCAATTATGCAGTTCATTAAATATTGATGTGTTACCtcaattaaatactttcatgCCTATAGTTATTGGATTTTTGTCTGATTACCAAACTCTGTCTTTGAATGACTGCCTAATTTTGGGAATTGTTACAGCTTTGTTTAACATTGTGGAAAATCTTGGTGTGTTTTTAAGTTGTTATATGCAGTCCATTGTTACTGGTATTTGCAtgctttcttcaaaatatatccaatttaataaaaaagtgctCCATGAAAAACTTCTAGCTTTTCAGACAGTTTTGGCCAAAGATgttgatttaagaattttattgacaGCTATTGATGGTAGTTACTCAAGCGTAAAAACATTGGATCATGATGCTATTGTTCCATTAATGACCATATTAGAGggtaaattgaataattgttcTTATACCGATGTTGAAACATATTCTTCTCAAATAGAACAGTTTTGTATCGAGTTGCTTGATTTTCGTAATTCTTCAGATTTAAATGAACCTGTTTCTCCTATTGAATCGAGTATAATTTCTGTTGTGAAAACTTTTGTGATGAAATTGCCTGTatctaatttttacaatttcttccaaaagttataTCATTGGGCCACAGCCACTATACCAAAATTGAAACTCAGACGTTTCACATTCTATAATCTAACATGCCATTTATCAAAGAGCTTGAAAAGTTTATTCCTGATACCAGCTAAAACTTTCCTGAAACATGCTGCTTCAGATTTAGATTCAAACAATGTATCTAAAACCAAAACTATTGACTTTGCTGATAATTCTGGTATGTTATATCagtatcttaataatattttagaaactctAAACACTTGTTTCCTTCATGATGATAATAAACTTGTAGATAAAGATAACTTTGATTTCTTAATGCAACCATTGGTTGACCAATTGGAGAATTTAACGAGTGCTGATGAAAAATCTTACCAAAAGAGGATTAGTAACTATTTATCTAGTTGCATTGCTCGATTTATGGCCACTGTATCTGATAACACATTATGGAAGAAACTaaactatcaaattttattgaaaacaagaCATGATTCTCCAGTAGTAAGATTTGCTACTATCCAAGTGATTCGAGAGGTTGTTACTGTAATGGGAGATAACTATCTTGTTTTATTGCCTGAATCCATACCATTCTTAGCAGAAATTATGGAAGATGAAAGTACTGAAGTTGAACAAGAATGTAATTCTGTAATTacagaaatggaaaaaattttaggTGAAcccattagaaaatatttctag